The Triticum aestivum cultivar Chinese Spring chromosome 7B, IWGSC CS RefSeq v2.1, whole genome shotgun sequence genome window below encodes:
- the LOC123158924 gene encoding auxin-responsive protein SAUR71, giving the protein MKRLLRRLSRVAAADACAAAAYKPLRPDAAAKASSTAASSSSFFGARRLGRGARVPEGHVPVCVGENGGPVERFAVRAELLCQPAFKALLRRAAQEYGYDHPGALRIPCAVANFRRLLLGLSDPGCQATDDDDAALYY; this is encoded by the coding sequence ATGAAGCGCCTGCTCAGACGGCTCTCCCGCGTGGCCGCGGCAgacgcctgcgccgccgccgcgtacAAGCCACTCCGGCCCGACGCGGCCGCGAAGGCCTCCTCCACGGCCGCTTCGTCGTCCTCGTTCTTCGGCGCGCGAAGGCTCGGCCGCGGCGCACGGGTGCCGGAGGGGCACGTGCCGGTGTGCGTTGGCGAGAACGGCGGCCCCGTGGAGCGCTTCGCTGTTCGGGCCGAGCTCCTGTGCCAGCCGGCGTTCAAGGCCCTGCTCCGGCGCGCCGCGCAGGAGTACGGCTACGACCACCCGGGCGCGCTCCGCATCCCCTGCGCCGTCGCCAacttccgccgcctcctcctcggcctctcCGACCCCGGCTGCCAGGCCACCGACGACGACGATGCCGCGCTCTACTACTAG